ttattgaaggataataaataaaataaaaaattttatatgaaCTACCCTTCCCATCATCCTCGATGCAGTAGCTTTCCTCTAGCTGTTTAGTGCCTTAATGTCCTGGGCTCGGGTTTCTCTGATCGGGATCCCCCCGCAGCCGAGGATTGGCAGCAGATGGCTCTATTTCATCACTGTGGTGATAGTGTGACTGGTAAGAAGGCAGCAATAGCCTCATTCTTATATGTGACATTTTGCAGTTTCACACTATTGTGCGCCGTGGGTCATTTATATCTCTACATATAATCAGATATGTGTAagacttggaaaaaaaaaagccacaggctgtatccatgttttccgggcagCATCCGGCTTCTGCAACCACAGGGAATCAAACGTCTAGTGTTTGGATgttgaacctgaacattttgacaggttcgctcaGCAGTGCTCAGGAGGCATACTGTTGGTAGTTGCCACGGTGGTTTCTAGAAGTCCAATTCACCCGTGGTACCGTCTCACATTATATAACTAACATGCTAATGATGCCAATAGGGATAAATAGGCAATAATATGCCTACCACTAAATGCCCTATTATACTTTACTTAACTGGCAGGGCCAAAATGGGCTGTGTGTGCCTATGCTTAGCTTACTCTCTGCCTCTTCGTATTGTCTCAATGAATTTCCCCAATGTATGCCATGGTTCCAGGGTGTAGAACCCTTCAGGTACTCCgtatacacagtgtacagcccctcaggtgccccccatatacacagtgtacagccccTCAGGTGCCCtccatatacacagtgtacagccccTCAGGTGCCCtccatatacacagtgtacagccccTCAGGTGCCCtccatatacacagtgtacagccccTCAGGTGCCCtccatatacacagtgtacagccccTCAGGTGCCCTCCATATACACGGTATACAGCCCCTCAGGTGCCCTCCATATACACGGTGTACAGCCCCTCAGGTGCCCTCCATATACACGGTGTACAGCCCCTCAGGTGCCCTCCATATACACGGTGTACAGCCCCTCAGGTGCCCTCCATATACACGGTGTACAGCCCCTCAGGTACAGCCCCTCaggtgcccccccatatacacggTGTACAGCCCctcaggtgccccccatataaacGGTGTACAGCCCctcaggtgccccccatatacacagtgtacagcccctcaggtgccccccatatacacggTGTACAGCCCctcaggtgccccccatatacacggTGTACAGCCCctcaggtgccccccatatacacggTGTACAGCCCctcaggtgccccccatatacacggTGTACAGCCCctcaggtgccccccatatacacggTGTACAGCCCctcaggtgccccccatatacacggTGTACAGCCCctcaggtgccccccatatacacggTGTACAGCCCctcaggtgccccccatatacacggTGTACAGCCCctcaggtgccccccatatacacggTGTACAGCCCctcaggtgccccccatatacacggTGTACAGCCCctcaggtgccccccatatacacggTGTACAGCCCctcaggtgccccccatatacacggTGTACAGCCCctcaggtgccccccatatacacggTGTACAGCCCctcaggtgccccccatatacacggTGTACAGCCCctcaggtgccccccatatacacggTGTACAGCCCctcaggtgccccccatatacacggTGTACAGCCCctcaggtgccccccatatacacggTGTACAGCCCCTCAGGTGCCCtccatatacacagtgtacagcccctcaggtgccccccatatacacggTGTACAGCCCctcaggtgccccccatatacacagtgtacagcccctcaggtaccccccatatacagtgtacagccccTCAGGTGCCCtccatatacacagtgtacagcccctcaggtgccccccatatacagtgtacagccccTCAGGTGCCCCGTATACACGGTGTATTTTCGCCTTAAAAATAAAGCAGGTTGTAGGATCAGGAAgccgcagcatgcacacctccctGGCGCCGTTCCCTTCATATACTGGCCGCCTATAGGGGTAGCTTGATGCTTATGGAATTATACTACATTTAGCAGCGCAGCTCCCCTAGTGGCTACTGCCGGGAGAGGTGTCCCTGCTGGTGATCCGGATAATCTCCTGTATTCCGCGGTGACTCCCGGAAACTTTTAGATAACCGGTAAATGAATGCGGTATACAGGTTTCCACACATGGTCACGCTTAGCTCCTCACATAACCCGGAAGTTAGTTGGAACGCATCACCGGAAGTGTCTGGTCAGCTGACTCCACACACCGGAAGTGAGGGAATCGCAGGGCTGAATGTGTTTTCTGTCATTGTTGGAGCAGAGGAGTCATCGGGATCTTCATGTCATCCCTGTCCTGTCCCCAGTACACTGTGTCATATCCTGGCCTGGTGGTCATCACAGGTGAGATCCCTCTCATTATTATCACATATATACTTTAGGAAGCCCACCTCTGTCacaggggtgctgtatacctcctTCACGTCTCTGTATATCCCAGGACTGCCATGCCACCCTATATACAGCGGATctgacgaggctgaagttggtttcttattcggcagtttcctattaagaggatttttctttttcctgttttagctattattcttacagaaaatgtataatattcataccctaccctaagtgaggggccctgaggggaccggtgataaaaatggccaaaaggacgccacggttggcataaaaatgggcatcaaagttaaaacactaaattctgatttaaaaataaaattgattttcggccactgatctcacactgataatacacagagagggatgccccgcatcacatccaagagagtccagcctggcccaaagtggttctgggtgtaaaaactggcatcaaagtgggcacataggcatttttcatgatttgaataagtaacaggtgttttcaaagggttaaatgagttcgggccactgatctcacactgataacacacagagagggatgccccacatcacactgataatacacagagagggatgccccgcatcacatccaagagagtccagcctggcccaaagtgggtctgggtataaaaactggcatcaaagtgggcagaccgTCATTTTTCCTAATTTAAATAAGTAACaagtattttcaaagggttaaatgagtttgggccactgatctcacactacgtacacacagagagggatgccccacatcacactgataatacacagagagtggCTCCAGTTTTTATAATGGTCTGTATGTACaatggagcaaatgccaaactgcaccacaacagcatcgaggatgaagataagagacatcccctcatccatggcgtctccgctgcaataggaacgtatcagcgggttagattacTCCCACCtccaggtagttcccctttaaggccagttcacatggGAGTAAAATCGGTGGAATTTGGCAACGGAACTGTCCGCCTGCCTCTGtgacatacagtctgtctatgggagggattGCGCGCCTCCGTTTTCGAGGAGAACGGAGGCGTGcgatccctcccatagacaggctgtaTGTCACAGAGGCAGGCGGAGAGTTCCGTTGCCAAATTCcaccgattttactctgtgtgaactggccttaaaggggaactacctggaGGTGGAAgtaatctaacccgctgatatgtccctattgcagcggagacgccatggatgaggggatgtctcttatcttcGTCCTCAATGCCGTTGTGGTGCAGTTTGGCATTTCCTCCATTGTACATACAGACCATTATAAGAACTGGAGccactctctgtgtattatcagtgtgatgcggggcatccctctctgtgtgtacgtagtgtgagatcagtggcccaaactcatttaaccctttaaaaacacctgttacttattcaaattaggaaataatgccaatctgcccactttgatgccagtttttacacccagaaccactttgggccaggctagactctgttggatgtgatgcgggggatccctctctgtgtaatatcagtgtgagatcagtggcccgatatcatttaaccctttgaaaaaaaCACcggttacttattcaaattaggaaaaaatgcctatgtgcccactttgatgccagtttttatacccagaaccactttgggccaggctggactctcttggatgtgatgcggggcatccctctctgtgtattatcagtgtgagatcagtggcccaaagtcaattttatttttaaataataattttgtggttttactttcatgcccatttttatgccaaccgtggggtcttttttgccatttttatcaccagtcctctcagggcccctaacttacggtagggtatgaatattatacattttctgtaagaataatagctaaaacaggaaaaagaaaaatcctctgaataagaaactgccgaataagaaaccaacttcagccccgaataagaaactggccgaataagaaaccaacttcagcctcgtgcgGATCTGTATATCACAGATATAATAGACCATCCATTAATCCCCAATACTGTTCTTTATGTCACCAGTACACCTCCTATATTACACAACACCCTAGATACCACCAGGTCAACCTATATATTGCTTCACAATACTATATACAAACTTATATACCCCTATACTGTGATAAGGAACCTCTATATAAGAATATCCATGCCCCATATACTGTGATAAGGAGCCTCTATATAATaatatccatcccccatatactgtgatatagagcctctatataataatatccatcccccatatactgtgatatagagcctctatataataatatccatcccccatatactgtGATATAGAGCCTCTATTTAATAATATCCATGCCCCATATACTGTGATATTGAGCCTCTATTTAATAATATCCAtccactatatactgtaatatagagcCTCTATATAATAATATCCATGACCCATATACGATTATATAGATGCAGATACATCTGTAATTGTTCCCTGAATAATATAATCTCCCATGCACTTCTCTCTCACTACAGCTCCATAAACCTCCATAATATACACTGGTTTATCCCCCATATACTATTTGTTCTGCTTTCTCTCTCTTTTGTATGTTGAATATGACTTCACTGCATACACTGCCAAATAGCTTTCCATAATATACATTGATTTATATCCAGTGATCTGTGGTATTTGGCTCCATGACACTAGCAGGTGAGCATTTAGAGGAGAAGtcaacaagtgctggggaggaagaGGATACAAGAaacaacatgctcttacctcccccgctacAGCGCTTGTGGCCGCATCCTGCCACTTTGGGCATCTAATTTTGACATGtgcggcccgctcagccagtcagaggccACATCGGGGTACCGCTTCGGCCACTGAGTGGACCGCACACGTCACAACTCAGTTCCGCTTCGGAAACCGACGAGGGACCAGAGCGGCAGGATGCGACCACCAGCGCTGGACTGGGGGAAGTAAGAGCATTTTGTTTCTTGTATTCTCTCCCTCCCCAatacttgtagaaaaaaaaaaaaacatcaatttgCCCAgactttaaaggtgttgtctgaCAATGAAACATGTTTTCAACTgtctaataaattaacatatattggtaaaataaagttattttactacttGTCTACCTTTCATACTTTCCTTCTGCTTCATTGCACCACTAGTCTAGTGCACATCTACATCTGTACATTCTAGGTGGGAATTCAGCCATCTCTTTTTCCTTCTTACTACACTTTCATGATTACATTTTCCCCCTGTAGTGGGAGGagatacagtttttttttcaatatatgcAGATTTATTAGACAATTGAAACTTGGTTTCATAGCCGGAAAACccctctaaaggggttgtccggtcaGGATTGTTTTTTTGGTAACGCCTTCCTGGCTCCAGCACTTCCCCCTTTTGTGCGGCTGCTTCTTGCTCTTAAGATGTGATGTTacaggcccactcagcctcagCTGAGTGGGCTTGCAATGTCACGTCTCTAGACCAGGAAGCCGCCACACCTTGGGGGACCAAAGCAGAGGAATGCAGGtggcagtgctggagccaggaaggtaagtggaTGTCATTGTTTTTACCCATCCTCTCCCCGACATTGCCTGAAAAAAAGGTGTCTtggccagaataccccttaagTTAGCATGGATTGTATGTCTCATGGATGCCAATTGTACTGAGATCTCGGAAATCTGAAAGTTAGGTCAACACCTTGAACttcttgggggggatttatcaagactggcattcTCGTACACAGTCTTAAATTATGCCCTGCCCCCTTCTCAccagccggatttactaagaatcCTCCTCTTAGTAAGTCCGGCCGGCCCTGTTCATAACCCTGTGCaataaatctacacctgtttccagcaggtgtagatttgtatcatgatttacgcctgcaatcAGGGcagtgaggatgaaggtaagtttcttaccttcatcctcagctctgtTTCTGTGtagtttaaaggagacctgtcaccggagaggagagtccgacgctcatagagaatgaatggggagtccgatgctccgtcattctctatgggcttcgggcgctcctatctccgtgacctgaccggctcaggaagtgggatcaggtgagtataggaggctgtaacggggggtcaggagcctgtcaccccggcacggggggtgagaggtcctctttaaaggtatATCCTTAGGCTAATACAGCGGTTTGGAGCACTGGAGGTGGTAGtctcacccccagtgcttcaaacCACCGAATTAGCCTTAGAATATAACTACAAACTACTCcgaaacagcgctgaggatgaaggtaagaaacttgggACATATCAGCAACTTCTATCAGCAGATTCATCCAACTGCTAATAGTTTTtctttatataatataaataaaatatataacatatacatataatcCTATATGAATCAGCACTGGTTGTATTCCCATTACTGACGTATAATACGTGTTATACGTACTGAAGCCAGGTCTATGCTGATCACTGACCTATAATACATGTTGTTATACCCAATCACTCCTATATGATACACTTTTATACTCCTGAGTGTACCAACTCTTCTCatcctttttttctttgtaatagGGTCATTCTGCATGAAATGTGTTTCTGCTAAACAAAGTTGGAGTGAAGAACCCTCTCCATGTGCTTCCGTCCAGCCTGCATGTAGCATTTGTCTCTCAGGATTAAGATGCAGAAAGATAGAGGTCAAGTCACAGAGACTATATTAAGTCTGACCCTTAGGATCATCTGCTTGCTGACTGGAGGGGTGAGAAATGTGCAGATTTTTGTAACGCTGTTTTTAGGCACATTATGGAAACTTCTATTGAGGTGTGACAATCTTGTTTGTAAATCTATAGGAATATGTCATTGAGAAGAAGAGCGGTAGGAGTAAATCAACTAGAGGTGAcgtcttatcaggaaatcttgacaaGATTCGTAGTGCTATTAAGGAGTCTTCAGCTCACTATGGGGCAGACAATAATCAGAAGATTGTGGAACTCGCCAACATGATTGTTTGTCTGCTGAGTGAAGAAGTGAGTGCTGTAGGGAATGCTGGCAAAATGTATAGTAACACCAATGGCGGTATCTAAATATTGACTGTattattgtgtgtgtcaggtccCTGTACGATGTCAGGACATcactgtctatttctccatggaggagtgggagtatatagaaggacacagAGATCTCTACAAAGATGTGATGGCCGACGACCTTTGGCTCCACACCTCACTGGGTAAGAGATTTATTTTAAGGGTTAATAATCAGGATTTTAGTTATATAATTTTAGAGATATGagtaaaaatttattttattttaatcagGTCACAAAAACATTGAGGAAATACTTGAAGAACATGTCAGTCCAGCGTCTTCACCAGAACATTCAGATTTTGATTCCACTTCTGAAGTCTCCAAATGTCATACAAATCCAGAAATTTTGGGGAATGATATACAGGAAGAATCTATATCTTGTGAAGAACAGGATGAAACACATGAATATTCATCCTGTACTATTAATATGAAAGATGCTGAGTGTGAAGAAGAGGATATCATAgatgttgatatatatatacctgtagatGCAATACAATCTCCATCTACCGATGTATCTGAAAAGATGGTGTCGATAGAGAATCAAAATCATGAGAATATTGACGTTATTACCATTCCAGATCATTCCCCGACTCGATTTGATATCTCTGAAGAGAGTGATTGGTCTGATGAGGAAAAAGAAAGCTATCAGGAAATCTTGGAGAAGCCTAGGAACTCCATTAAGAACTTGTATCGTTCGTCTTTTCCTTCTGGTGTCCACACGCAGAACAAGAATGATAAAAAGTACAATGCCTCACTATGTGAAGGACCTTCAACAAAAATCATTGACCATGTGGTTGATGACTCTAAATCCTTTATCTGCAGTGAATGTGGAAAGTGTCTTCCTACTCAGTTAGATCTGGTAACCCACCAGGAGGCTCATATTGAAGCAAGCAAGTGTTCAGGGGTAAATGGAAGGAAATCCTTTACACGTAACCCTATTCCCAAACCTGATTTCAGCGGTGAAGAAGTATTTAAATGTCGGATCTGTGGGTTGTGTTTCAACAATACAATAGAACTTGTCACCCACCACCAAATTCATATCAAGAAACCATATCCCTGTTCAGTATGTGGACGGGGATTCTACAGTCGTTCGGGGCTGGTGACGCATCAGAAAACTCATGCATTCAAGAGACTTTACGATTGTCCCACATGTGGAAAAACTTTTATTTCCAACGCTCACCTGATGTTGCATCAAGAGGTACACGGTGAGGCTGGAGACAGTTCAGGAACTGGTGCGGACACCGGAGACAGTTCGGGCGGAGGCTCTAATCTGACTGAGTATCAACATTTTGCAACTCAAGATAAATTATTTTCCTGCTCTATATGTGGTGAATGCTTCTATAGCAGTGAACAGTTTCTCCAGCATCAGAAAAGCCACTTCAAGAACGATCCTCTTATGTGCCCCGAGTGTGGGAAGATTTTCATGAGAAAGTCAGGACTCTCCAAGCATCGGAGAGTTGTCCACCAGGGACACGTAGCACTGGCATGCGCTGCATGTGGTAAAGGCTTTGCTTGCAAATCAGAGCTGGCTAGGCACATGACTGTTCACTCAGGACAGAAACCATACACCTGTACTGAGTGTGGGAAatgcttctcctttaaatctgctCTTGTAAGGCATCAAAGGATTCACAGCGGAGATAGACTGCAATACTGCCCTGAATGTGGGAAAGGATTCTCATGCAACTCCGAGCTTCTTCGGCATCAATCTGTTCATCAGTaagcatttttatatttattagtaGTTAAGAATTATCTTCTTATACCTAAATTCTACCCTTTCTTATACCTAAACACTTATAATACAACAATAATATTGTGCCTTTTACCAATATGCCCCTCATGTCATTCTTACAGGGGTCTACTATATAACAGGGCCACTGGTGATTTTCATGCCCTAAAACATGAAGATGGAAATGGGTGACCACCATGTTCTTATTATTTCTCCTGCAGGCACAGGGTCATAGATCAGCTTACTGGGCTCCCCTGAGGATTAGGGGAAGGATAAGGTTAGCTGCAGCCAAAGAAGGTAAATGAATTTATAGAACGGCGCCGGGATTGATGCTAATAGAGCTGCTAGGGTACTTCACCCCTGGCCGGTGcccgtgaatagaatggcgcgCCATACACGGCAACCGGggtgcggttaaaaaaaaaaaaggatcacggCACTGGCgttgttctatccatgggcaagacttaaagcgaatgtacctgatggtacaatcgCTTTAAAGACACCCCTTTAGTTAATTAAACAGCCCATTCCTAAAGTGCAGCGATGATTGAAAAGCACTTCCTGTTTCTGAGGTGTCACATAGAGTGTAATGCCTTATAGCATGTTGTATGGTAGTAAGGGGTAGGGGAATGGCAGACTGTGGCATGGTGCTGAATTTTTCCCCCATAAAGATTTTCTTGTGGCCTTAGACAGCCTTCTGCCATCACTTGAGGATGCTTATGACACTGAATGTGATTGGGCCATCAACATTTATCCGCAAATCCCATAACACTCCCATTCGTAACAGCACCCCTGAAAGTATATAACTAATTGttacagagctgcagtgtaataaCTATATGGCAGATGTCCCTCGGCAACAGATATCACAGAAATATGGTATGAAAGGAGCCTTATTGCACAACAGTTTTGCTCTTTATAATGGTGACATGGCTGTCACTGTATGTGAGGGGGTCCACCTGCTGTCCCTGTTTTTGGGATCCCGTGGACTGCACAATATTTGGGGCTTCTTTTGTCATTTTTATGGGGGCCATATGGCAGAGCCTTCTGTGTACATTGTGACATTTACAAAGTCCTCACAGGGCTCAGTTTCTTGTGCGGCCCTTTCTGGCATTAAGTTGTCGGTGGTTTTTCAGCATGTCAGAATGGCCCAATCAGCCGACAGATGAGCACTTACTTTTTCATTGAATGATTGCTAGTTATTACATAGGGCGATATTGTTTCACAGTTGCTGACTAGCTGCAAAGGATCATGTGACTCCATATAACCAGACGTTTTTAGACTTAAGTGGGTGTGTGGCGTGCCATTTCTAATAGGTTATTGTGCTGTGGTCCTTATTTGAATAGGTTTGTCATAGTcacaggtagggctgggcgattaatcgaattaatttgattaatcgtccAGAATGTTGAAATCGTTTTGATTTTtagtgaaaatcgtaaattcgattttcacaaaaaatcatttcgggctgcggtgccggagaggagctgagaggaaggggggttgcggtgcgggccggcgggagagccttagaggggcggtgtgggtgagcggggagaagatggtggagaggggcggtgcggtgccagcggcctccagccactgacagcgccgccgctgacctgcccccgacctctccactgagcgtcccgctctcctcacggccagatatggaggtcccgggtctgtggaggaggaggctgcagggactacagtaggtggtgatgaCCCCCGTTCctgctgtatagctccgtgacccgcagcgacgcaattaccacttcctgtagtccctgcggcctcctcctccacagacccagGACCTCCACGCCTGCctgggaggggagcgtgtgtgtggaggtgagaggaggaggagatgtatgtgccctcctgctccaatcacccccagctgcaccagtcacccccagtcccctcattgtcccccaatcccctcagtgtccccataatcccctcagtgtccccccaatctcctcagtgtccccccccaatcctcccAGTGTCACCTCAGTCCCccctcagttttaccccagtccccttcagtgttcccccaatcccctcagtgtccccccagtccccttcagtctcaccccattccccctcagtctccccagtcacccctcatctatacctgtactactacaccccttatccactatgcctccactactacacccctcatccactatacctccactactacacccctcatccactatgcctccactactacacccctcatccactatacctccactactacaccccttatccactatgcctccactactacaccccttatccactatgcctccactactacacccctcattcactatgcctccactactacaccccttatccactatacctccactactacacccctcatccactatgcctccactacttcacccctcatccactatgcctccactactacacccctcatccactatgcctccactactacaccccttatccactatgcctccactactacacccctcattcactatgcctccactactacacccctcatccactatacctccactactacacccctcatccactatgcctccactactacacccctcatccactatgcctccactactacacccctcatccactatacctccactactacaccccttatccactatacctcccctactacaccctacgtagatggaggcacaatcatgatttcctatactatatgggggctttgttacactggaaagcaatacagctgttgtctgaaatatcattaaaatagtatctgatgctacagggagaaaatgttctgtttatttagcaaaaaaaggaaaaaaattgagaatcgtccaaaattttttcaaaatcgagattttattttttgcccatatcgcccagccctagtcacAGGTTATAACAACAAGGCTCCTAGTGGTTTTATATAAAGATGAAGACTTTTCATTGAGGTTGTATTAGTTACAGAGAAAAATACTTGCTTGGTAGAAATTAGCAAATCTCGAGCTCTACCGAGTCCAGCTGAAACCATGTGTGCGACATTTGATTACCATtagcagaagaagttggatgcagccctagggagtcctggaaaacatggatacagcctatagcgaTACAAGTTTACCAGTCAGCCTTAGGGCTGCCTCCAACATCTGCAAGCACGCTTGGGTTCAGATGGGCTCAATTATGCGAGAGATTCGCTCATCCCTTTTGCTTGGCCCTGGCAGACTTGTCATAGTTTCTATGACACCATCACCACCTAGTTCTTTTATTGTCTTAGAGGACTGACATACCTACATCTGTGCTTTAAATCTGAACAATTATATTAATTTAGTTTCAATTCTGATTCTTTAATAatggggttggccacttaatagtaaaataggtcagtgtacagtattagtaagtgtactcactgtatatactgacagcagctccctgtgtatagagcttaaatcagactcccctcctccagactgtgctgccccgctctgttttgtttctgtccataaaatggccgacatggaggagcatg
The nucleotide sequence above comes from Dendropsophus ebraccatus isolate aDenEbr1 chromosome 8, aDenEbr1.pat, whole genome shotgun sequence. Encoded proteins:
- the LOC138799577 gene encoding oocyte zinc finger protein XlCOF7.1-like isoform X1; its protein translation is MQKDRGQVTETILSLTLRIICLLTGGEYVIEKKSGRSKSTRGDVLSGNLDKIRSAIKESSAHYGADNNQKIVELANMIVCLLSEEVPVRCQDITVYFSMEEWEYIEGHRDLYKDVMADDLWLHTSLGHKNIEEILEEHVSPASSPEHSDFDSTSEVSKCHTNPEILGNDIQEESISCEEQDETHEYSSCTINMKDAECEEEDIIDVDIYIPVDAIQSPSTDVSEKMVSIENQNHENIDVITIPDHSPTRFDISEESDWSDEEKESYQEILEKPRNSIKNLYRSSFPSGVHTQNKNDKKYNASLCEGPSTKIIDHVVDDSKSFICSECGKCLPTQLDLVTHQEAHIEASKCSGVNGRKSFTRNPIPKPDFSGEEVFKCRICGLCFNNTIELVTHHQIHIKKPYPCSVCGRGFYSRSGLVTHQKTHAFKRLYDCPTCGKTFISNAHLMLHQEVHGEAGDSSGTGADTGDSSGGGSNLTEYQHFATQDKLFSCSICGECFYSSEQFLQHQKSHFKNDPLMCPECGKIFMRKSGLSKHRRVVHQGHVALACAACGKGFACKSELARHMTVHSGQKPYTCTECGKCFSFKSALVRHQRIHSGDRLQYCPECGKGFSCNSELLRHQSVHQSLFLTSLVLPMDKAVNDLTTGSISGEA
- the LOC138799577 gene encoding zinc finger protein 383-like isoform X2, with translation MQKDRGQVTETILSLTLRIICLLTGGEYVIEKKSGRSKSTRGDVLSGNLDKIRSAIKESSAHYGADNNQKIVELANMIVCLLSEEVPVRCQDITVYFSMEEWEYIEGHRDLYKDVMADDLWLHTSLGHKNIEEILEEHVSPASSPEHSDFDSTSEVSKCHTNPEILGNDIQEESISCEEQDETHEYSSCTINMKDAECEEEDIIDVDIYIPVDAIQSPSTDVSEKMVSIENQNHENIDVITIPDHSPTRFDISEESDWSDEEKESYQEILEKPRNSIKNLYRSSFPSGVHTQNKNDKKYNASLCEGPSTKIIDHVVDDSKSFICSECGKCLPTQLDLVTHQEAHIEASKCSGVNGRKSFTRNPIPKPDFSGEEVFKCRICGLCFNNTIELVTHHQIHIKKPYPCSVCGRGFYSRSGLVTHQKTHAFKRLYDCPTCGKTFISNAHLMLHQEVHGEAGDSSGTGADTGDSSGGGSNLTEYQHFATQDKLFSCSICGECFYSSEQFLQHQKSHFKNDPLMCPECGKIFMRKSGLSKHRRVVHQGHVALACAACGKGFACKSELARHMTVHSGQKPYTCTECGKCFSFKSALVRHQRIHSGDRLQYCPECGKGFSCNSELLRHQSVHQHRVIDQLTGLP